The Candidatus Nezhaarchaeota archaeon genomic sequence GTTAGGTCTAGGCCCCACTTAATGTCGACCCCCCGTCGCCTAAGCATTTCTATCACTTCGTCGTAGCTCAGCCTCCTAAAGGGGAGGGAGGGCACCTCTAGCTTCCTGTCTATGGAGGCCAGCTCCCTCTGACACCTAGACGCCACCTCAGCTATAATCCTTCGCACCATCTCCTCCAGGATCTTCATTACATCCTCCTCGTCGGAAAAAGCCGCCTCAATATCTATCCCTACGTACTCAGAGAGGTGGCGATCGGTCTGCGACTCCTCAGCTCTAAACAGCGACCCTATTTCGTACACTCTCTCAAATACCGCAGCCAACTGCTCCTTGTAGAGCTGAGGGCTCTGCGCAAGGAAAGCCTCTCGCTCAAAGTAAGCTACTGGGAAGAGGGCTGCTCCGCCCTCGGTAGCAGTAGCTATTATCTTAGGGGTGTGGACCTCGATGAATCCATGCTCCTCTAAGAACCTTCTAGCTACTGAGAGTACTACGTGACATATCTTAAATATTGCTTGGTTCTCAAGCCTTCGAAGGTCGAGCATACGCTCATCAAGCCTAGTGTCTAGGTCAAGCCTTACTCGGCGGTCTGGCTCTAAGTGGAGTGGTACGTGGGCTTCGTTCATTACCTCAAGCTTCTCCACGTGGACTTCGGCTCCGCCAGGGGCTCTAGGAGTATGCTTAACGGTGCCCTCTACAGCTACTACGAACTCTCTTCGAAGCTTTTTCACGAGGGAGAAGGCCTCGTCACCCATTGCGTGCTGCGAAGCCACCAGCTGAGTGAGGCCGTCCTTGTCGCGTAGGATTATGAAGCACACTTTGCCGAGGTCTCTTATGCTGTGAACCCAGCCGTAGAGCTTAACTCGCAGTCCCTCAGGGGCTATAGGGACTTGAGAGCTAAATACCCGGCCCTCCCACAACACTAACACCCAGCCAGCTTAAACAAACGCCTCGATCCTTACTAACTCTTACCCTTAGCTACCCATCACTAACTTGCTCTAACTTAGGTGTTAGCTACTTAGTACACCGAGTGCTAGCCCTACTGCTTAAGCCCCTCTAAGGCCCTGGCCTTAAGCACCTTCGCCACCCAGTGCCACTATTACGAAGACCCCCTAGCCAGCTTGGCCAGCTGGTTGTTTAAACCGTTAGCCTCTATCAGCAGCCTCAAGAAGAGGCTGTTTAGAGCTCTGTCGTTACCTAGGGTCTGTCTAAAGCCTAGCGCAGCCAAGTTAAAGATGCGCTTAGCCCTCTTCCTAAGCTCAGCGGTAAAGTCAGCCTTGTCTCTCTCAGTGAGCTTAGAGGGGTCGGCGTACATCGAGGACGCCTCGCTTACGCAGCAAGTATCCGTTATATTAACCTTCCCATATGTAGCAAGGCGCAGAGGTCCACTGCGAGCTTAACTCAATTAGGTACGCACGGGGCTTGAGGAGGCTAGAGGAAGCGTTTACGCAAGGCCTCCTTCTCAGCATTCACCACGAGCTCCACTAGCTCATCGCCTATGGTGGAGCTCTTGCCTAAGATCTCCTCGGCTACCTCGGGGTCGATGTCCCTCCCAGCCAAAACAAAGATAGCTGGCTTACCGTACTGCTGAACTAGGCTAGCCATCTTCAACGCCCTCCCCAAGACCCTCCTATCTGCACGGCTCACCGTCCTACCGGCTTTCTCCAAGAGCTTCTTCACCTGTCCCTCATCTAAGTCGAGGGGGGCTAGAGCGCGAGATCTACACCTAGGGCAGGAGGGATGGTCCGGCAGGTCCATCACTCTAGCGGCCTCAAACCAGCCCCAGCAGTTAGTACACGTAAGGTACCTTGTTTCGTTAAGCAGCCTGGCCTTAGCCGATTCTATTATTATACGGTGCATGCGCTCAGGCGGTATGAGCTCGGTCTTCCTCGAGGCCCTCTCCAAGGCCCTCTTGGTCATGGGCGTCGGGGCCTCAGCGCGAAGCTGAATAAGCCTCACTCTACCTTCACCCAGCTGCTTGAGGAGGGTTCTAACCCCCTCTAAGT encodes the following:
- the aspS gene encoding aspartate--tRNA(Asn) ligase gives rise to the protein MLVLWEGRVFSSQVPIAPEGLRVKLYGWVHSIRDLGKVCFIILRDKDGLTQLVASQHAMGDEAFSLVKKLRREFVVAVEGTVKHTPRAPGGAEVHVEKLEVMNEAHVPLHLEPDRRVRLDLDTRLDERMLDLRRLENQAIFKICHVVLSVARRFLEEHGFIEVHTPKIIATATEGGAALFPVAYFEREAFLAQSPQLYKEQLAAVFERVYEIGSLFRAEESQTDRHLSEYVGIDIEAAFSDEEDVMKILEEMVRRIIAEVASRCQRELASIDRKLEVPSLPFRRLSYDEVIEMLRRRGVDIKWGLDLT